Proteins encoded in a region of the Heterodontus francisci isolate sHetFra1 chromosome 19, sHetFra1.hap1, whole genome shotgun sequence genome:
- the LOC137380214 gene encoding hyaluronidase-like, whose protein sequence is MSTSVIAVILMKAVIILLCMNTSTLGQQPKQAKSPIKSNQPFITVWNAPTATCQSLFGVELNLGMFDIIANQNESFIGQNVTIFYSDKLGSYPYYTENGVSVNGGVPQNASLKDHLAKALVDVDKLIPLKDFGGLSVIDWEAWRPSWIRDWDQKAIYREKSKELVRRRHPDWSESQVAKQAQNEYEQAASDFMGQTLKMAKGLRPWGLWGYYGFPCCYNNVISKNYTGECPDIEMKRNDRLMWLWRESIALYPSIYLDVQLQSTKNAHKFVHYRIKESLRLAQLGANYSLPVLPYARIVYANTTDFLTEIDLVHTIGESVAMGAAGIVLWGNSDYAHSQESCLALKAYISEILGNYIVNITNAAKICSRFLCTNHGRCVRTSKDAHTYLHLNPDSFTVKMNPSDKGPAFFLWGQTTEKDMREMAARFQCQCYSGWMGAHCEISNR, encoded by the exons ATGTCAACAAGTGTAATAGCCGTGATCCTGATGAAAGCAGTCATTATTCTGCTATGCATGAACACTTCGACCCTGGGACAACAACCGAAACAGGCAAAATCTCCAATTAAATCCAATCAGCCGTTTATAACGGTGTGGAATGCTCCTACTGCAACCTGTCAATCCTTATTTGGCGTTGAACTCAATCTGGGAATGTTTGACATAATTGCAAATCAAAATGAATCATTTATCGGGCAAAATGTCACCATCTTTTATAGTGATAAACTGGGCTCTTACCCCTATTACACTGAAAATGGGGTCTCTGTAAATGGGGGTGTTCCACAGAATGCCAGTTTGAAAGACCATCTTGCAAAGGCCCTAGTTGATGTGGATAAACTAATACCTCTGAAAGACTTTGGCGGGTTGTCTGTCATTGACTGGGAGGCCTGGAGGCCCTCGTGGATAAGGGACTGGGATCAGAAAGCTATCTACCGTGAGAAATCAAAAGAGCTGGTCCGAAGGAGACATCCTGATTGGTCTGAGAGTCAGGTAGCCAAGCAGGCACAAAATGAGTATGAACAAGCTGCCAGTGATTTCATGGGACAGACTTTGAAGATGGCAAAAGGCCTTAGACCTTGGGGCTTGTGGGGCTATTATGGCTTCCCCTGTTGCTATAACAATGTCATTTCCAAAAATTACACTGGAGAATGTCCTGATATTGAGATGAAGAGGAATGACCGTCTGATGTGGCTCTGGAGGGAAAGTATTGCCTTATATCCAAGCATCTACCTGGATGTTCAGCTTCAATCAACAAAGAATGCACACAAGTTTGTTCATTACCGAATCAAAGAGAGCCTCCGGCTTGCTCAACTGGGAGCAAATTACAGCTTGCCCGTCTTGCCATATGCTCGGATTGTGTATGCCAACACCACGGACTTCCTCACTGAG ATTGACTTGGTCCACACAATTGGAGAGAGTGTAGCAATGGGAGCTGCAGGGATTGTCCTTTGGGGGAACTCAGATTATGCTCACTCACAG GAATCTTGCCTAGCCTTGAAAGCATACATCAGTGAAATATTGGGTAACTACATTGTTAACATAACAAATGCTGCAAAGATCTGCAGTAGGTTTCTGTGCACAAACCATGGCAGATGTGTGCGAACAAGCAAAGATGCCCACACTTACCTGCACCTAAACCCAGATTCCTTTACTGTGAAAATGAACCCTTCAGACAAAGGCCCAGCATTCTTCCTGTGGGGACAGACAACTGAGAAAGACATGAGAGAAATGGCTGCCAGATTTCAGTGCCAGTGCtacagtggatggatgggagcACACTGCGAGATCAGTAACAGATAG